AATCGCGAGACCGACCTGACGCTGCCGGTGGGCTACCGCGTCCACGCGCGGGTCAAGCCCACCGGCCTCGTCCTGCCAGGTCACTCGGCTGCTTCTTCGGGCGCGGAGGACTCGTCCTCGTCCTCGCCGAGGATGCCGTAGAGCGAGCGCCGGGCGTCGTTGAGCACTTCGGCCGCGCGGGCCTGCTGGCTTTCGTTGCCCGCGCGCATGATCTGCACGACGGCGGCGGCCAGGTTCTTGCCCGCCTTGACGAGCCCGATCTCGACCGGGTCGACGTCCTGTGCGATCTGCTCCCACGGCGGGGTGGCGTCCTGCTGCTCCGCGGCGGCGCGGCCGGCGTCGGTCAGCTCGAACAGCTTCTTGCCGTGCTCGTCCTTGCTGATGACCAGGCCTTCGTCGGCCAGCAGCTGCAGCGTCGGGTACACCGAGCCGGGGCTCGGTCGCCAGAAGCCGCCGGAGCGCTCGCCGATCTCGCGGATGATCTCGTAGCCGTGCCGGGGCTGCTCGGCGAGCAGCGCCAGGATCGCCGCGCGGACGTCACCGCGGCGGCTGCGCCGTCCGCCGTGACCGCGGCGGCCCGGACCGTGGCCGCGACCGCGTCCACCGGGGCCGAAGCCCGGGGGGAACTCGCCGAAACCACCGAAGGGCCCGAAAGGGGTGCGCCCATGTTCCTGGGCGAAGGGGTGTCGTTGCCTACGCATGTCGTTGTCCTTTCTCGAACTGTTGCGACACGTTCACGATATATCGGAAGCAGTCGTATTGCAACCGGTCTCGAGTGACGCCGGTCACCTGGGAAGATCGGTGCGTGCCGGAAACCATCGACGAGATCGACGCGCGCCTGCTCCAGGCGCTGGGCGAGGACCCGCGGTCCACCGCGGTCGCGCTGGCCGAGCGGCTGGGCCTGTCCCGCAACACCGTGCAGGCCCGGCTCGTGCGGCTGGAGCAGCGCGGTGTGCTCAGGTCGTTCGAACGCCGCATCGACCCGGCGCGGCTGGGCTATCCGCTACGGGCGTTCGTCAACGCGCAGGTCGACCAGCGTCGCCTCGCCGAGATCGGGGCGGCCCTGGCGGCGATCCCCGAGGTGACCGAGGTGTGCGGGCTGACCGGGGCGAGCGACCTGATGGTCCAGGTCGTCGCCGTCGACGCCGACGACCTCTACCGCGTCGCCGGCCGCATTCTCGCCTCGCCCGGGGTGGAGCGGACGAACATCTCGCTCGTCATGCGGGAGCTCGTCCCGTACCGCCTGACACCCCTGCTGCGGCGCGAGCATTCTGCGCAGCCGGAGGACTGAGCCCGCCGGATCCGCTGCGCATTCTGCGCACTTTCGGCGGCATCGGTTGTGCGATGCGGTCACCAGTGCTGTCCTGGTGGGCGCTTCCTGCACGAAAGGTGTCGACGATGACTCAGGTCCCCGTGACCGCGCCGGTGCTCACCGCGATCGAGCAGCGGGTCCTGTGGCTCGCCACGGCGATCGTGCACCAGGCCAACCGGGTCCGGCCGAACCCGTCCGGGCTCAAGGTCGGCGGGCACCAGGCGTCGTGCGCGTCGCTGGTCTCGATCATGACGTCGCTGTGGTTCCGGCACCTGCGGCCCGAGGACCGCGTCTCGGTCAAGCCGCACGCGTCGCCCGTGCTGCACGCGATCAACTACCTGCTCGGCGAGCTGGACGAGGAATACCTGCCGACGCTGCGCGAGTTCGGCGGGCTGCAGAGCTACCCGAGCCGTGCCAAGGATCCCGACCCGGTGGACTACTCGACCGGGTCGGTCGGCATCGGCGCGACCGCGCCGATCTGGGGTGCGCTGGCCCGCCGCTACCTGACGACCCGCGGCTCTTCGGCCGGGACCGGCCGGCAGTACTCGCTGGTCGGCGACGCCGAGCTGGACGAGGGCGCGATCTGGGAGGCCATCCTCGACCCGGCCGTCGCCGAGCTCGGCGAGATCGTCTGGATCGTCGACCTCAACCGCCAGTCGCTCGACCGCGTCGTGCCGAACATCGCCGCCGGGCGGCTGCAGGGCATGTTCGGCGCCGCGGGCTGGCAGGTGCTGACGCTGAAGTACGGGCGGCTCCTGGAAGAGCTGTTCACCCGGCCCGGCGGCGCCGAGCTGCGCGCCCGCATCGACGCGATGCCGAACCCCGAGTACCAGCGGCTCCTGCGCTGCGACGCCGCCCAGGTGCGCGACCGGCTGCCCGCGGGCGACGCCGCGCTGGCCGGGCTCGTCGCGTCGCTGGACGACGAGACGCTGCTGGCCGCGATCCGGAACCTCGGCGGCCACGACCTAGGCTCGCTCGACGAGGTCTTCGCGTCCATCTCGGACAGCCGGCCGACGGTGATCTTCTGCTACACCGTCAAG
This window of the Amycolatopsis balhimycina FH 1894 genome carries:
- a CDS encoding PadR family transcriptional regulator, with protein sequence MRRQRHPFAQEHGRTPFGPFGGFGEFPPGFGPGGRGRGHGPGRRGHGGRRSRRGDVRAAILALLAEQPRHGYEIIREIGERSGGFWRPSPGSVYPTLQLLADEGLVISKDEHGKKLFELTDAGRAAAEQQDATPPWEQIAQDVDPVEIGLVKAGKNLAAAVVQIMRAGNESQQARAAEVLNDARRSLYGILGEDEDESSAPEEAAE
- a CDS encoding Lrp/AsnC family transcriptional regulator; this encodes MPETIDEIDARLLQALGEDPRSTAVALAERLGLSRNTVQARLVRLEQRGVLRSFERRIDPARLGYPLRAFVNAQVDQRRLAEIGAALAAIPEVTEVCGLTGASDLMVQVVAVDADDLYRVAGRILASPGVERTNISLVMRELVPYRLTPLLRREHSAQPED